One region of Natronorubrum aibiense genomic DNA includes:
- the mct gene encoding succinyl-CoA:mesaconate CoA-transferase, whose product MGALSNLRVLDLTQVLAGPYCTMLLADMGADVVKIERPGGDLIRSNPPFVDDPDEEAYGGYFQSVNRGKKSIELDFGDDEDRDDFLSLVEEADIVVENYRAGTMEKYDLGYETLTEYNPELIYSSIRGFGDPRTGKTDRQGQPSFDLIAQALGGVMEITGQEDGPPTKTGPGVGDLFTATLNCIGILAAVNHRAQTGEGQYVDTGMYDSMLSFTERAIYQQSYTGEAPSRQGNSHPTLFPYDAFETADGYTVIAAFGTNHWKEVCAAMGREDLAEEYPTAADRLEHRDALREEMAAWTAELTNDELIDTLEGRVPVAPVQTTEEIFEDPHVHARDMLVSVEQPGADREVEIAGNPIKMSKTTPEPRGRAPLLDEHREEVLGDEAETTADD is encoded by the coding sequence TACTGTACAATGTTACTCGCGGATATGGGCGCAGACGTCGTCAAAATCGAGCGCCCGGGAGGGGACCTCATCCGATCGAATCCGCCGTTCGTCGACGACCCCGACGAAGAGGCCTACGGAGGGTACTTCCAGAGTGTCAACCGTGGCAAAAAGAGCATCGAACTCGACTTCGGCGACGACGAGGATCGCGACGACTTCCTCTCGCTCGTCGAAGAGGCCGACATCGTCGTCGAGAACTACCGAGCGGGGACGATGGAGAAATACGACCTCGGCTACGAGACACTAACCGAGTACAACCCCGAACTCATCTACTCCTCGATTCGCGGCTTTGGCGACCCACGCACGGGCAAAACGGATCGTCAGGGACAGCCCTCCTTCGACCTCATCGCGCAGGCACTCGGGGGCGTGATGGAGATCACGGGTCAAGAAGACGGCCCACCGACGAAAACCGGTCCCGGCGTCGGCGACCTTTTTACCGCGACGCTGAACTGCATCGGCATTCTGGCGGCGGTCAACCACCGTGCCCAGACCGGTGAGGGCCAGTACGTCGACACCGGCATGTACGACTCGATGCTCAGCTTCACCGAACGCGCGATCTACCAGCAGTCCTACACCGGTGAGGCACCGAGCCGACAGGGCAACTCCCACCCGACGCTGTTCCCCTACGATGCCTTCGAAACTGCGGATGGGTACACCGTCATCGCCGCCTTCGGCACCAACCACTGGAAAGAGGTCTGTGCAGCGATGGGCCGTGAGGACCTCGCCGAGGAGTACCCCACCGCAGCCGACCGCCTCGAGCACCGCGATGCCCTGCGCGAGGAGATGGCCGCCTGGACGGCCGAGTTGACCAACGACGAACTCATCGACACCCTCGAGGGCCGTGTGCCGGTCGCCCCGGTCCAGACCACCGAGGAGATTTTCGAGGACCCGCACGTCCACGCCCGCGACATGCTCGTCTCGGTCGAACAGCCCGGCGCCGACCGCGAGGTCGAGATCGCTGGCAACCCGATCAAAATGTCCAAGACGACGCCCGAGCCGCGCGGTCGCGCGCCGTTGCTCGACGAACACCGCGAGGAAGTGCTCGGTGACGAAGCCGAGACAACGGCCGACGACTAG
- a CDS encoding DUF5785 family protein, which produces MDWPHDPDGEQGSEGMRKFDMRIIADKVDEEEDFPLDRDEFVDEHGDDPIRINHKRVVAMREIFEYVDEPEFETILDMHKAVGAAMRTGDFWDYHPKGANPEKKHA; this is translated from the coding sequence ATGGACTGGCCACACGATCCCGACGGAGAGCAGGGCAGCGAAGGGATGCGCAAGTTCGATATGCGAATCATCGCCGACAAAGTCGACGAGGAAGAGGACTTCCCGCTCGACCGCGACGAGTTCGTCGACGAACACGGCGACGATCCGATTCGAATCAACCACAAACGAGTCGTGGCGATGCGCGAGATTTTCGAGTACGTCGACGAACCGGAGTTCGAGACGATCCTCGATATGCACAAAGCGGTCGGCGCAGCGATGCGCACCGGTGACTTCTGGGACTACCACCCGAAAGGCGCAAACCCCGAGAAGAAACACGCCTAA
- a CDS encoding GTP cyclohydrolase III, translating to MTNTQVTLFQIDNYGPWTVTPEPRREADLQTLQSRLYADISQFVGNRGGYVFFTRFDNMIAVTNGCSFEDHELLQESVGNRYPVTLSIGVATGTNPVQALADATARIQEAGSAQDKTRRECLEGRVIEAPHRTDGDVQIAHFDVVNATGQYTDELNAFDTFIEIEQGYAELMRHMRYAHNSLSFFVGGDNIIVVCPDLEAADYEEAVAHVEAAVDVELQVGVGRGKSAHDAGFAAKHALETCRADGTRVELEL from the coding sequence GTGACTAATACGCAGGTGACGCTCTTTCAGATCGACAACTACGGGCCGTGGACGGTGACGCCGGAACCACGACGGGAAGCGGACCTCCAGACGCTGCAGTCCCGGCTCTACGCCGACATTTCTCAGTTCGTCGGTAACCGCGGCGGCTACGTCTTCTTCACGCGCTTTGATAACATGATCGCCGTCACGAACGGCTGCTCGTTCGAGGACCACGAACTCCTGCAGGAATCCGTCGGTAACCGCTACCCCGTGACACTCAGTATCGGCGTTGCGACCGGCACGAACCCCGTTCAGGCACTCGCCGACGCGACGGCCCGCATTCAAGAGGCCGGCAGCGCACAGGACAAGACCCGCCGGGAGTGTCTCGAGGGCCGAGTCATCGAGGCTCCTCATCGGACCGACGGAGACGTCCAGATTGCCCACTTCGACGTCGTCAACGCGACCGGTCAGTACACCGACGAACTCAACGCCTTCGATACGTTCATCGAGATCGAACAGGGGTATGCAGAACTCATGCGACACATGCGGTATGCCCACAACAGCCTCTCCTTTTTCGTCGGCGGCGACAACATCATCGTCGTCTGCCCGGACCTCGAGGCAGCCGACTACGAGGAAGCGGTCGCCCACGTCGAGGCGGCCGTCGACGTCGAGTTGCAGGTCGGGGTCGGTCGCGGCAAAAGCGCCCACGACGCCGGCTTCGCGGCGAAACACGCCCTCGAAACGTGCCGTGCCGACGGCACCCGAGTCGAACTCGAGTTGTAG
- a CDS encoding CBS domain-containing protein: MESELSVRDILTTEYVGVSESDTVQGAVELMREERASCVLVVRGSDPVGIMTEWDVLGVVADDHEPSETTVGDVMTSPVITFGPDRGLTDAASTMARENIRNIVIEDDNGVVGLVTQRDVIAAAGSFQATMTPTRSNATLEGERPPEERAQSGASSDDLDAPAMTNGGDEYTTQGVCEACGSLADSLWESNGQLVCADCRTV; encoded by the coding sequence ATGGAATCGGAACTGTCCGTCAGGGATATCCTGACGACTGAATACGTGGGTGTCAGCGAGTCAGACACCGTTCAGGGTGCGGTCGAACTCATGCGCGAGGAACGAGCGAGTTGCGTGCTCGTCGTCCGCGGCAGCGACCCAGTCGGTATCATGACCGAGTGGGACGTCCTCGGTGTCGTCGCCGACGACCACGAGCCGAGCGAGACGACCGTTGGCGACGTGATGACGTCGCCAGTGATCACGTTCGGGCCTGACCGAGGGCTCACCGACGCCGCCAGCACGATGGCCAGAGAGAACATCCGCAACATCGTGATCGAGGACGACAACGGCGTCGTAGGGCTGGTGACCCAGCGAGACGTCATCGCCGCTGCGGGCTCGTTTCAGGCCACGATGACGCCGACGCGGTCGAACGCCACACTCGAGGGAGAGCGCCCGCCCGAGGAACGGGCCCAGTCGGGTGCCTCCAGTGACGACCTCGACGCGCCGGCGATGACCAACGGCGGCGACGAGTACACGACGCAGGGCGTCTGTGAGGCCTGTGGATCGCTTGCGGATTCGTTATGGGAGTCGAACGGACAGCTCGTCTGTGCGGACTGTCGAACGGTGTGA
- a CDS encoding phosphoglycerate kinase yields MTDTLDDLDVEGTTVGVRIDVNSPIGDDGMLADDARLRAHVDTLSELIERGGRVAVLAHQGRPGGDDFVTLESHADRLSELLDHPVDYVDATFSAAAREAVSNLENGDCVVLENTRFYSEEYMEFEPERAARTHLVTGLEPVLDAYVNDAFAAAHRSQPSLVGFPTVLPGYAGRVMEAELDTLGSIEETPEPRIYVLGGAKVSDSIDVAWSVLEKGLADHVLTAGVVGNVFLIADGVDLGDASSDFIYDQGYWDEIDRAADLLDAYGEQVALPRDVAVERDGQRHELGINALPPQDDEAAMDIGSSTLAYYERLLEDAGTVILNGPAGVFEDEAFEMGTRRLYNAATDVETSIVGGGDTASALRQLGVEGFSHVSTGGGAALRMLTAEPLPAVTALENGPTQQQPADD; encoded by the coding sequence ATGACCGATACCCTCGACGACCTCGACGTCGAAGGGACCACCGTCGGCGTCCGCATCGACGTCAATAGCCCCATTGGTGATGACGGCATGCTAGCCGACGATGCCCGACTACGCGCCCACGTCGACACCCTCTCGGAACTGATCGAGCGTGGCGGCCGGGTCGCTGTCCTCGCTCATCAGGGCCGTCCCGGCGGTGACGACTTCGTCACCCTCGAATCGCACGCTGATCGGCTCTCGGAACTGCTCGACCATCCCGTCGACTACGTGGATGCCACGTTCAGCGCCGCCGCCCGCGAGGCCGTTTCGAACCTCGAGAACGGCGACTGCGTCGTTCTCGAGAACACCCGCTTTTACAGCGAGGAATACATGGAGTTCGAACCCGAGCGGGCCGCTCGAACCCATCTCGTGACGGGGCTAGAACCGGTGCTCGATGCCTACGTCAACGACGCCTTCGCTGCGGCACACCGTTCCCAGCCCTCGCTGGTGGGCTTTCCGACCGTCTTACCCGGTTACGCCGGGCGCGTGATGGAAGCCGAACTCGACACGCTCGGCTCGATCGAGGAGACGCCCGAGCCCCGCATCTACGTCCTCGGCGGGGCGAAAGTCTCCGACTCGATCGATGTCGCCTGGTCCGTCCTAGAGAAGGGCCTGGCTGACCACGTCCTCACCGCGGGCGTCGTCGGTAACGTCTTCCTCATCGCCGACGGGGTCGATCTCGGCGACGCGAGTTCCGATTTCATCTACGATCAGGGCTACTGGGACGAGATCGACCGCGCTGCGGACTTACTCGACGCCTACGGCGAACAGGTCGCGCTCCCGCGTGACGTCGCCGTCGAACGCGACGGACAGCGACACGAACTCGGCATCAACGCCTTGCCGCCGCAGGACGACGAGGCCGCCATGGATATCGGGAGTTCGACGCTCGCCTACTACGAGCGACTGCTCGAGGATGCGGGCACGGTGATTCTCAACGGGCCGGCCGGCGTCTTCGAGGACGAGGCCTTCGAGATGGGGACACGACGGCTCTACAACGCGGCGACGGACGTCGAGACGAGCATCGTCGGCGGCGGCGACACGGCCTCGGCCCTGCGTCAACTCGGTGTCGAGGGCTTCTCGCACGTCAGCACCGGCGGTGGTGCCGCGTTGCGGATGCTCACGGCGGAACCGCTCCCCGCAGTTACGGCCCTCGAGAATGGCCCCACACAACAGCAGCCAGCCGACGATTGA
- a CDS encoding GNAT family N-acetyltransferase, whose translation MAPHNSSQPTIERASPSDIDAVAELWVRLARDQRAYDSVVRADDNRETMREALAAHQVNDGLFVARLEGELVGFASFTVEHGSLELDATRGHLSNIYVEPDVRSRGIGTALLEAVEDALADRGVEVLVLEVMADNEAARRFYDRHGYDTHRVAMTRSLEDRKQSENDTHSKEDH comes from the coding sequence ATGGCCCCACACAACAGCAGCCAGCCGACGATTGAACGGGCGTCCCCGAGCGATATCGACGCCGTGGCGGAGCTGTGGGTTCGCCTTGCCCGAGACCAACGCGCCTACGACTCGGTCGTCCGCGCCGACGACAACCGAGAGACGATGCGCGAGGCGCTGGCGGCCCATCAGGTCAACGACGGCCTGTTCGTCGCCCGCCTCGAGGGAGAACTCGTCGGCTTCGCGTCCTTTACCGTCGAACACGGCTCGCTCGAACTCGACGCTACGCGCGGCCACCTCTCGAACATCTACGTCGAACCCGACGTCCGCAGCCGCGGGATCGGCACCGCGTTGCTCGAGGCCGTCGAGGACGCGCTGGCCGACCGCGGGGTGGAGGTGCTCGTCCTCGAGGTGATGGCCGACAACGAGGCCGCACGGCGGTTTTACGACCGACACGGGTACGACACCCATCGGGTCGCGATGACGCGCTCGCTCGAGGACAGGAAGCAGTCGGAAAACGATACACACTCAAAGGAGGACCACTAA
- a CDS encoding universal stress protein: MYQDVLIPTDGSDGTRQSITHGLTIADRFGATIHALSVVPEGPLGTLQNDAATPAAHRAVERIEAEATRDGVEAVTAVEQGVPHEVILEYADEHDVDMIVMGTQGRTGLDRVLVGSVTERVVRMADVPVVTVRLTDEIRITDAAEAERIARKTLAAEADAVEADEPTVIEEPHRTSASWIVPFETDGSTVHVHVDALSGDARIARCAE; encoded by the coding sequence ATGTATCAGGACGTCCTCATTCCGACGGACGGGAGCGACGGAACGCGCCAGTCGATCACGCACGGCCTGACGATTGCGGACCGATTCGGGGCGACGATTCACGCCCTCTCGGTCGTCCCCGAAGGGCCACTCGGGACGCTCCAGAACGACGCCGCGACACCCGCCGCCCACCGCGCTGTCGAGCGAATCGAGGCCGAAGCGACTCGAGACGGCGTCGAGGCCGTCACGGCGGTCGAACAGGGGGTCCCACACGAGGTCATTCTCGAGTACGCTGATGAGCACGACGTCGACATGATCGTCATGGGGACACAGGGCCGAACCGGCCTCGATCGGGTGCTGGTCGGCAGCGTCACCGAACGCGTCGTTCGCATGGCCGACGTCCCGGTCGTGACCGTCCGCCTGACCGACGAGATACGGATCACCGACGCCGCAGAGGCCGAACGGATCGCCCGCAAAACCCTCGCAGCCGAGGCCGACGCGGTCGAGGCGGACGAGCCGACGGTGATCGAGGAACCACATCGAACGAGCGCCTCTTGGATCGTCCCGTTCGAAACCGACGGGTCGACCGTCCACGTCCACGTCGACGCGCTCTCGGGGGACGCCCGGATCGCGAGATGCGCCGAGTAG